In Sphingobacterium thalpophilum, a genomic segment contains:
- a CDS encoding sensor histidine kinase: MKSKLFLSVKSRLIGIICISVFIGYLALQYLLMLRSGFDQQLAFKDSFINSVVMMFCCYGMSSALNFYTPQPREIWKVLIIGLIMGAISIALSRFLMSYFIQSTFTPLLDLTLPYRGIVNFLILTSVAIINIVWNIQEDNINNIKRKQESENLLREAELYNLRQQLQPHFLFNSLNSIIALIGANPDEARNMTFQLSDFLRGTLRKENNQIITLEEELDHLQLYLDIEKVRFGHRLNTSISSSEEIFNNRLPAMIIQPLVENAIKHGLYNVTDQVEIKIKCHSNDGQLLIQITNPFDTEEQSKPKKGTGFGLSSIQRRLYLLYGRNDLLETQIQDNIFISTLKIPQYD; the protein is encoded by the coding sequence ATGAAAAGTAAGCTGTTCCTCAGTGTTAAAAGTCGATTAATTGGCATTATCTGCATATCCGTATTTATCGGATATCTCGCGTTACAGTATTTATTGATGCTTCGTTCTGGTTTTGACCAACAACTCGCATTCAAAGATTCATTTATAAACAGTGTGGTGATGATGTTTTGCTGTTATGGCATGTCATCAGCACTCAATTTCTATACCCCACAACCCCGGGAGATCTGGAAGGTACTCATCATCGGTTTAATCATGGGCGCAATAAGCATCGCATTAAGCCGATTCTTGATGAGTTACTTTATCCAATCGACCTTTACCCCTTTGCTGGATTTAACATTACCCTATCGGGGTATCGTTAACTTCCTCATTTTGACTTCTGTTGCCATTATCAATATCGTTTGGAATATTCAGGAAGACAACATCAACAATATCAAACGGAAGCAGGAATCCGAAAATTTACTTCGGGAAGCCGAACTGTATAATTTAAGACAACAGTTACAGCCGCATTTCCTATTCAATAGCCTCAACTCCATTATAGCACTTATTGGTGCCAATCCGGATGAAGCCCGAAACATGACATTCCAACTATCGGACTTTTTAAGAGGAACATTAAGAAAAGAAAACAATCAAATTATCACACTTGAAGAAGAGCTCGATCACCTTCAACTTTATCTCGATATTGAAAAAGTACGCTTCGGTCATCGACTAAATACATCCATCTCTTCCTCAGAAGAAATTTTCAACAATAGATTACCAGCCATGATTATTCAACCACTGGTAGAAAATGCGATTAAACATGGCTTATATAATGTAACGGATCAAGTAGAAATTAAAATAAAATGCCATTCGAATGATGGTCAGCTGCTGATTCAGATTACCAACCCCTTCGACACCGAAGAACAGTCGAAACCGAAAAAAGGCACTGGATTTGGGCTATCGAGCATTCAGCGCAGATTATATCTCCTGTATGGAAGAAATGATCTACTGGAAACTCAAATTCAGGACAACATATTTATTAGCACCCTAAAAATACCTCAATATGATTAA
- a CDS encoding LiaF transmembrane domain-containing protein, with amino-acid sequence MEKEPIIPNSNNSRNIVGAIVIIVGIFLLLNNLNLGSWFPDWLFGWQTILIIIGLVIGINSQFQKKSAIILLIIGGASLISRMMRTDFGSVTVPIIIISLGIYFIMSKRKPPMVPPTYPNPPQGSYDWDKRVTVPTEGVTDSGVTDQESRPFNEQYGSSQQASPNQQAFGDKDKDSFHQSFEDNLNLNTIFAGQKKVIYSKHFRGGNVTNVFGSVELDLTKADIQQPIVIDTFQLFGSARIIIPPHWTVFSNVASVLGSVDDRRFQTIYNPDTDKKIYITGTCILGNLTIKNA; translated from the coding sequence ATGGAAAAAGAACCCATCATACCAAACAGCAATAATAGCCGCAATATTGTAGGAGCGATTGTGATCATCGTAGGTATATTCTTATTATTGAATAACCTCAATTTAGGAAGCTGGTTTCCGGATTGGTTATTTGGCTGGCAAACGATATTAATCATCATTGGATTGGTCATCGGTATAAATTCCCAATTTCAGAAAAAATCGGCAATTATCCTACTGATCATAGGCGGAGCAAGCCTTATTTCAAGAATGATGCGCACAGATTTTGGTTCCGTAACCGTTCCAATCATCATCATTTCTCTCGGGATTTACTTTATCATGAGCAAAAGGAAACCTCCGATGGTTCCCCCAACTTACCCTAATCCGCCGCAAGGCTCTTACGACTGGGATAAGCGAGTCACTGTACCTACAGAGGGCGTTACAGACAGCGGCGTTACTGACCAGGAATCCAGACCATTTAACGAACAATACGGTTCAAGCCAACAAGCCTCGCCTAATCAGCAGGCTTTTGGCGACAAAGATAAAGATTCCTTTCACCAGTCATTTGAGGACAACCTCAATCTGAACACCATCTTTGCGGGCCAAAAGAAAGTAATCTATTCCAAACATTTTAGAGGAGGCAATGTGACCAATGTATTTGGAAGTGTAGAACTGGATTTAACTAAAGCAGATATTCAGCAGCCTATTGTGATCGATACATTCCAATTGTTTGGCAGCGCACGTATTATCATACCTCCGCATTGGACGGTATTTAGCAACGTCGCCTCAGTCTTGGGCTCTGTCGATGACCGCCGGTTCCAAACGATTTATAACCCCGATACAGATAAAAAAATCTATATAACAGGCACCTGTATTTTAGGTAATTTAACTATAAAAAATGCTTAA
- a CDS encoding DUF3276 family protein translates to MGDFENKEREEVFSKKVRAGKRTYFFDVKATRSNDYYITITESKKRFEDGQFIKHKIFLYKEDFEKFADGLTDVVNYIKSNQEVIEKRYEPNFDDAYAEEADVRSKDDFSF, encoded by the coding sequence ATGGGAGATTTTGAAAACAAAGAACGTGAAGAAGTTTTTTCAAAAAAGGTGAGAGCAGGTAAGCGTACTTATTTTTTTGATGTAAAAGCAACTCGATCGAACGATTACTACATTACTATCACAGAAAGCAAGAAGCGCTTTGAGGATGGCCAGTTTATTAAGCATAAGATTTTCTTATATAAAGAAGATTTTGAGAAATTCGCTGATGGTTTGACGGATGTGGTTAATTACATCAAGTCTAATCAGGAAGTAATCGAGAAACGTTATGAGCCTAACTTTGATGATGCATACGCTGAGGAAGCGGATGTTCGGTCAAAAGATGATTTTTCGTTCTAG
- a CDS encoding alpha/beta hydrolase, with protein sequence MSKRELKLSKIRIGDISISYYIRPSKLYPSPKTVIFIHGFPFNKNTWKQQLLQLDEDYTGIAIDVRGHGLSTNGHGFFSVDVFAKDLVEFIRKLDLNHVILCGISMGGYIALRTYELIGQQLKGLILCDTNSLSDDNKGKQKRFDSIQALLKYGRRPFAIGFIANVFHDKTIRENPEAVELIKSCIRRNEVASICATQLALASRTDTTHSLKTIIIPALIIKGKHDKLMSEEQTNILIENIPDVRYMEFEESGHLPNLEEPEKFNAVLNDFLRNIPL encoded by the coding sequence ATGAGCAAAAGAGAATTAAAACTCAGTAAAATTCGCATCGGAGATATCAGTATCTCTTACTATATTCGCCCAAGCAAATTATACCCCTCTCCGAAAACAGTCATTTTCATTCATGGTTTCCCCTTCAACAAAAACACCTGGAAACAACAACTCCTGCAACTCGACGAAGATTATACCGGCATCGCCATTGACGTTCGAGGACATGGCCTAAGTACCAATGGGCATGGTTTTTTCTCCGTCGATGTTTTTGCCAAAGATCTTGTGGAGTTTATTCGTAAACTCGACCTCAATCATGTCATCCTTTGTGGAATCTCTATGGGTGGCTACATCGCCCTCAGGACCTATGAACTGATCGGACAACAGCTCAAAGGACTTATCCTCTGTGACACGAATTCTCTTTCCGACGACAACAAAGGCAAACAAAAGCGTTTTGATTCCATTCAGGCTTTATTAAAATATGGCAGAAGACCATTTGCCATTGGCTTTATCGCAAACGTGTTTCACGATAAAACAATCCGTGAAAACCCCGAAGCTGTTGAACTCATCAAAAGCTGTATTCGCAGAAATGAAGTCGCCAGCATTTGCGCGACACAACTCGCTCTCGCTTCACGAACAGATACAACCCATTCGTTGAAGACAATTATTATTCCAGCACTGATCATAAAAGGTAAACACGACAAGTTGATGAGCGAAGAGCAAACAAATATCCTGATCGAAAATATACCCGACGTCCGCTATATGGAGTTTGAAGAATCCGGGCACCTGCCAAATCTCGAGGAACCCGAAAAATTCAATGCGGTGCTCAATGATTTCCTGCGAAATATACCATTATAA
- a CDS encoding adenylate kinase, producing the protein MLNLVIFGPPGAGKGTQSAKLIEKYQLVHVSTGDIFRAHIKGQTPLGQQVSQIIAEGNLVPDSITIAMLEEEVKKNPDAKGFIFDGFPRTVAQAEALDAFLEGINTSISVVIALDVNEDELKARIAKRKEISGRADDDADKLVKRIDEYFTKTIHVLPYYEAQGKLSKVNGIGDIDSIFKSLTDIIDNY; encoded by the coding sequence ATGCTAAACCTTGTAATATTTGGCCCTCCGGGTGCAGGTAAGGGAACCCAATCTGCAAAGCTTATTGAAAAATATCAATTGGTTCATGTTTCAACTGGTGATATTTTTAGAGCACATATTAAAGGTCAAACGCCACTTGGTCAACAAGTGAGCCAGATTATTGCTGAGGGAAATTTAGTGCCAGATTCGATTACGATAGCAATGCTGGAAGAGGAAGTAAAGAAAAATCCGGATGCAAAAGGATTTATTTTTGATGGATTTCCTCGTACTGTTGCTCAAGCTGAGGCATTGGATGCTTTTTTAGAAGGTATCAATACATCAATCTCGGTAGTAATCGCACTGGATGTGAATGAGGATGAATTGAAAGCACGCATCGCTAAACGTAAGGAAATTTCTGGTCGTGCGGATGATGATGCGGATAAATTGGTGAAGCGTATTGATGAATATTTCACGAAGACGATTCATGTGTTGCCGTATTACGAGGCACAAGGTAAACTTTCTAAAGTGAATGGTATCGGTGATATCGATTCTATCTTTAAAAGTTTAACAGATATCATCGATAATTATTAA
- the obgE gene encoding GTPase ObgE translates to MAQGSNFVDYVKVCCRSGHGGAGSAHLHRDKHTATGGPDGGDGGRGGHIILKGTTNLWTLLHLKYRKHIIASNGESGGSSLRTGATGRDEILEVPLGTIAKDAETGEVLFDITEDGETRILVPGGKGGLGNWHFKSPTQQTPRFSQPGLPGKEQWMILELKVLADVGLVGFPNAGKSTLLSVVSAAKPEIANYPFTTLVPNLGMVSYRDNRSFVMADIPGIIEGASEGKGLGYRFLRHIERNSVLLFMVPADTDRTIREEYAILLNELTAYNPELADKPKLLAITKSDMLDEELEKEMEQELPEDVPYIFISSVTGKNILPLKDMIWKAINS, encoded by the coding sequence ATGGCGCAAGGTTCGAATTTTGTTGATTATGTGAAAGTGTGTTGTCGTTCTGGACATGGTGGGGCAGGTTCGGCTCATTTGCACCGTGACAAGCACACAGCTACCGGTGGACCCGATGGTGGTGACGGCGGTCGTGGAGGGCATATTATACTGAAAGGAACGACTAATCTCTGGACGTTACTCCATTTAAAATATCGTAAGCATATTATTGCGTCAAACGGTGAGTCTGGCGGCAGTTCTTTGCGTACGGGGGCAACTGGACGTGATGAGATCTTGGAAGTGCCATTGGGTACAATTGCGAAGGATGCAGAGACGGGAGAGGTGTTGTTCGATATCACAGAAGACGGTGAAACCAGAATATTGGTTCCGGGAGGAAAAGGGGGGCTGGGCAACTGGCATTTTAAGTCGCCAACGCAGCAGACACCACGGTTTTCGCAACCTGGTCTTCCTGGTAAAGAACAGTGGATGATTCTCGAATTGAAGGTTCTTGCTGATGTTGGGTTGGTTGGATTTCCAAATGCTGGTAAATCAACGTTGTTGTCAGTCGTCTCTGCTGCGAAACCAGAAATCGCGAATTACCCCTTTACAACACTGGTGCCTAATTTGGGTATGGTGAGCTACCGGGATAACCGTTCCTTTGTTATGGCCGATATTCCGGGTATTATCGAAGGCGCTTCAGAAGGAAAGGGACTAGGGTACCGTTTCTTGCGGCATATTGAACGAAATTCAGTTTTGCTGTTTATGGTGCCTGCCGATACCGATCGGACGATCCGTGAGGAGTACGCAATCTTATTGAATGAACTGACTGCGTATAATCCAGAATTGGCAGATAAACCCAAATTGCTGGCTATTACCAAGTCTGATATGCTCGATGAGGAACTGGAGAAGGAAATGGAGCAGGAGCTACCGGAAGATGTACCCTATATTTTCATTTCTTCGGTGACAGGTAAAAATATATTGCCATTGAAAGATATGATCTGGAAAGCAATCAACTCCTAA
- a CDS encoding TM2 domain-containing protein, which translates to MKTEDEKYCVECGKLINIKAEVCPFCGVRQPIFYANQPFQQQNNTFQDDRWLPALLFCFFLGPFGAHRFYLGQIGTAVIQLLTLGGCGIWYLIDLIMIIVGKYKDANGNYIKSPINNN; encoded by the coding sequence ATGAAAACAGAAGACGAAAAGTATTGTGTAGAGTGCGGTAAGTTAATCAATATCAAGGCGGAGGTGTGCCCATTTTGTGGTGTGAGACAGCCTATTTTTTATGCTAACCAACCTTTTCAACAGCAAAACAACACCTTTCAGGATGACAGGTGGTTACCAGCACTGTTATTTTGTTTTTTTCTCGGCCCTTTTGGAGCGCATCGATTCTACTTGGGGCAAATTGGTACTGCTGTTATTCAGCTGCTTACCTTGGGGGGATGTGGTATCTGGTATCTAATCGATTTGATTATGATTATTGTCGGAAAATATAAAGATGCCAACGGTAATTATATCAAGAGTCCAATTAACAATAATTAA
- a CDS encoding DUF2752 domain-containing protein, with product MILLVLKYLKCHWIYSLVLGYFGIAIGLYLFTDIHILIPCLWKSISGSDCPGCGLTRAFIALLRMEWQEAWLENPLIYMLVPLLTVLILRDFIRFREVQSMEG from the coding sequence ATGATTTTGCTCGTCCTGAAATACCTTAAATGTCATTGGATATATTCGTTGGTGCTAGGGTATTTCGGGATTGCCATTGGCTTGTATCTTTTTACAGATATCCATATCCTTATTCCCTGTCTTTGGAAGAGTATCAGTGGTTCTGATTGTCCCGGTTGTGGGTTAACAAGAGCCTTTATCGCCTTGCTGCGGATGGAATGGCAAGAAGCTTGGTTAGAAAACCCGCTGATTTATATGCTTGTCCCATTATTGACTGTGCTGATTTTGAGGGACTTTATTCGGTTTCGGGAAGTCCAATCAATGGAAGGATAA
- the carA gene encoding glutamine-hydrolyzing carbamoyl-phosphate synthase small subunit produces MTNYSKLPAILVLEDGTVYHGKAAGKIGTTTGEICFNTGTTGYQEIFTDPSYFGQIMVTTNAHIGNYGIDADDTESNQIQIAGLVCKNYNINYSRKMADESIQSYFEEGNLVGISDVDTRSLVRHIRDKGAMNAIISSETLDVEELKRQLAEVPSMDGLELSSKVTTAEPYFFGNENASLRVAVLDLGIKKNILRNFEARDVYTKVFPAKTTFEEMEQWNPDGYFISNGPGDPAPMDYAIETVKAILNANKPMFGICLGHQILALANGIRTSKLHNGHRGINHPVKNIIANRCEITSQNHGFGVVAEDIQNSENVEITHVNLNDQSIEGIRIKGQKAFSVQYHPESSPGPHDSRYLFDDFVAMIKN; encoded by the coding sequence ATGACCAACTACAGCAAATTGCCTGCAATTTTAGTTTTAGAAGATGGTACAGTTTATCACGGTAAAGCCGCTGGTAAAATTGGTACGACTACTGGGGAGATCTGTTTTAATACAGGAACAACTGGTTATCAAGAGATTTTTACAGATCCATCTTATTTTGGACAAATCATGGTAACGACCAATGCGCATATTGGTAACTATGGTATTGATGCGGATGATACCGAATCAAATCAAATTCAGATTGCTGGATTAGTTTGTAAAAACTATAACATCAACTACAGCCGCAAAATGGCTGATGAATCGATCCAAAGCTACTTTGAGGAAGGAAATTTAGTTGGTATTTCTGATGTGGATACCCGTTCATTAGTGCGCCATATTCGTGATAAGGGGGCGATGAATGCGATTATTTCTTCAGAAACATTGGATGTTGAAGAATTAAAACGTCAATTGGCGGAGGTTCCTTCAATGGATGGTCTTGAATTGTCTTCGAAAGTAACGACAGCTGAGCCTTATTTCTTCGGTAATGAAAATGCTTCGTTGCGTGTTGCAGTTTTGGATTTGGGAATCAAGAAAAATATCTTGCGCAATTTTGAGGCTCGTGATGTATATACAAAGGTTTTTCCTGCGAAGACAACATTTGAAGAAATGGAGCAGTGGAATCCGGATGGTTATTTCATTTCCAATGGTCCTGGCGATCCAGCACCGATGGATTATGCTATCGAGACTGTAAAAGCTATTTTAAACGCAAATAAACCGATGTTTGGTATTTGCTTAGGTCACCAGATTTTAGCATTGGCAAATGGCATCCGCACAAGCAAGTTGCATAATGGACACCGTGGTATCAACCACCCCGTGAAGAACATTATCGCCAACCGTTGTGAAATTACGTCGCAGAACCACGGTTTTGGAGTTGTGGCTGAAGATATCCAAAATTCTGAGAACGTCGAAATTACACACGTCAATTTGAACGATCAGTCTATTGAAGGTATCCGTATCAAAGGACAGAAAGCATTTTCGGTGCAATATCATCCAGAATCATCACCGGGTCCACATGACTCGCGCTACTTGTTTGATGATTTTGTAGCAATGATCAAAAACTAA
- the eno gene encoding phosphopyruvate hydratase encodes MSLIIDVHARQILDSRGNPTIEVDVTTQNGFVGRAAVPSGASTGIHEAVELRDGDKSKYLGKGVLKAVENVNTKIAKALEGVDVFEQNAIDKIMIDLDGSENKGNLGANAILGVSLAVAKAAAQESRQPLYRYIGGVNANTLPIPMMNIINGGSHSDAPIAFQEFMIMPVGAPSFSEALRWGTEVFHTLKKILHDRGLSTAVGDEGGFAPTFEGTEDAIETVLKAIEIAGYKPGQDVCLALDCASSEFYKDGKYDYTKFEGDKGAVRSSEEQASYLAELTAKYPIISIEDGMAEDDWAGWKTLTDKIGDHVQLVGDDLFVTNTKRLQQGIDTHTANSILVKVNQIGSLTETINAVTLAQNSGYTSVMSHRSGETEDATIADLAVALNCGQIKTGSASRSDRMAKYNQLLRIEEELGGNARFIGKNFKYAKK; translated from the coding sequence ATGAGTTTAATTATCGATGTTCATGCGCGTCAAATTTTGGATTCGCGCGGTAACCCTACAATTGAGGTAGATGTTACTACACAAAATGGTTTTGTTGGTCGTGCAGCTGTTCCTTCAGGTGCTTCAACTGGTATTCACGAAGCAGTAGAATTACGTGATGGTGACAAGTCAAAATATCTAGGAAAAGGTGTTTTGAAAGCTGTTGAGAATGTAAACACTAAAATTGCAAAAGCGCTAGAAGGTGTAGATGTTTTCGAGCAAAATGCCATCGATAAAATCATGATTGATTTAGACGGTAGCGAAAATAAAGGAAACTTAGGCGCAAATGCTATTTTAGGAGTTTCTTTAGCTGTAGCGAAAGCTGCTGCACAAGAGTCACGTCAACCATTATACCGTTATATCGGTGGTGTAAATGCGAACACGTTACCTATTCCTATGATGAATATCATCAATGGTGGTTCACACTCTGATGCACCTATCGCATTTCAGGAATTTATGATCATGCCTGTGGGTGCGCCTTCATTCTCTGAGGCTTTGCGTTGGGGTACTGAGGTTTTCCATACGTTGAAAAAAATCTTACATGACAGAGGTCTTTCAACTGCAGTAGGTGATGAAGGTGGTTTCGCGCCAACTTTTGAAGGTACTGAGGATGCTATCGAAACAGTTTTGAAAGCGATTGAAATTGCCGGTTACAAACCTGGTCAAGATGTTTGTTTAGCGTTGGATTGTGCTTCTTCTGAGTTCTACAAAGATGGTAAATACGATTATACTAAATTTGAAGGTGATAAAGGAGCTGTGCGTTCTAGCGAAGAGCAAGCAAGCTATTTGGCTGAATTAACAGCTAAATACCCTATTATTTCTATAGAAGATGGTATGGCTGAAGATGATTGGGCTGGTTGGAAAACATTGACTGACAAAATCGGTGACCATGTTCAATTAGTAGGTGATGATCTTTTTGTTACCAATACAAAACGTCTTCAACAAGGAATCGATACTCATACAGCAAACTCAATTTTAGTGAAAGTAAACCAAATTGGTTCATTGACTGAAACAATCAATGCGGTTACTTTAGCTCAAAATTCTGGTTACACTTCTGTGATGTCACACCGTTCGGGCGAGACTGAAGATGCGACTATCGCTGACTTAGCTGTAGCACTGAACTGCGGTCAGATTAAAACTGGTTCTGCTTCACGTTCTGATCGTATGGCTAAATACAACCAATTGTTACGTATTGAGGAGGAATTGGGTGGTAATGCACGTTTCATCGGTAAAAACTTTAAATACGCTAAAAAATAA
- a CDS encoding DUF72 domain-containing protein, protein MKFGQVEHPEEIDFTLPPTPPETLTLLQHFKNGQPFEVFVGCAKWNKQDLKGFYPRGTKDELAYYSTQFNSIELNATFYNSPGIDQVETWKKKTPSNFKFFPKIPQSISHFSRLLNTGDKVKLFTDSIVHFDEKLGMAFLQMHDNYSPKDMARLKLFLHDWPKEVPLALEVRNKDWFSKPEVTKELYALLEETNVTNVLVDTAGRRDMLHMRLTTPTAFIRYVGANHASDYDRLDQWIDVLKLWRENGLQKLYFFIHQNIEIESPLLATHFIKKLNTTFDLDLTYPNKNTGNTLF, encoded by the coding sequence ATGAAATTCGGCCAAGTTGAACATCCGGAGGAAATCGATTTTACCCTTCCTCCTACTCCACCGGAAACCTTAACCCTATTACAGCATTTCAAAAACGGTCAACCTTTTGAGGTATTTGTAGGCTGTGCAAAATGGAATAAACAAGATTTAAAAGGCTTTTACCCCAGAGGTACAAAAGACGAACTTGCTTATTACTCCACGCAATTTAACAGCATTGAACTCAATGCCACATTCTACAATTCGCCCGGCATAGACCAGGTAGAAACCTGGAAAAAGAAAACACCTTCCAACTTCAAGTTCTTCCCAAAAATCCCACAATCCATCAGCCATTTTAGCAGATTATTAAATACGGGTGATAAAGTGAAGTTGTTTACGGATTCCATTGTTCATTTCGATGAGAAACTGGGAATGGCCTTTTTACAGATGCACGACAATTATAGTCCAAAGGATATGGCCCGTCTAAAACTATTTCTTCATGACTGGCCAAAAGAAGTCCCTCTAGCCTTAGAGGTACGAAATAAAGATTGGTTTTCCAAACCCGAAGTAACAAAAGAACTCTATGCGCTGCTGGAGGAAACCAACGTGACCAACGTACTGGTCGATACCGCAGGCCGTAGAGACATGCTCCATATGCGCTTAACCACACCGACTGCTTTTATACGGTATGTAGGTGCCAACCACGCGTCAGATTACGATCGCCTAGATCAATGGATCGATGTGCTGAAACTATGGCGCGAAAACGGGTTGCAAAAACTGTATTTCTTTATCCACCAGAATATTGAGATAGAATCGCCATTACTGGCAACACATTTTATCAAAAAACTGAATACAACATTCGACTTGGATCTAACCTATCCCAACAAAAACACAGGAAATACATTATTCTAA
- a CDS encoding MFS transporter produces MSQTIDSENEISKATLWLMTIATGLVVANNYYQPLLDLIAKDLHIDEAMVGNSAMLTQIGYAFGLLLIVPLGDMFKRKKMILIDFFFIIFSLVGMAMSTSILSILLFSFLIGFTSVIPQVFVPMAAELASKEKQASAIGMVMSGLLIGILLSRVVSGFVGSYFGWREMYWIASAIMVITAIAIAIKLPEVLPNFKGSYQELMRSVWNFARKQPVLQLAAFRGAMGFGAFSAFFTTLVFHLSAPPFFDGPATAGAFGLVGACGALAAAFVNKLTIYIGKAKIILYAILLMLFSWLLFTLFGYTYWGLILGVILIDLGLQSMHILNQSDFYALNLGANNRLNTVYMVSYFIGGSTGTFFAAQAWQHFQWPGVIVVGTCYTVLALLAHLLFDYKLRKN; encoded by the coding sequence ATGTCGCAAACAATAGATTCCGAAAACGAAATATCCAAAGCAACCTTGTGGCTGATGACCATCGCCACAGGCTTGGTTGTCGCCAATAATTATTATCAACCACTATTGGACCTGATTGCCAAAGACCTACATATTGACGAGGCCATGGTCGGTAATTCGGCCATGTTAACGCAGATCGGATATGCCTTTGGCCTGTTACTGATCGTCCCCTTAGGGGATATGTTTAAGCGAAAAAAAATGATCTTGATCGATTTCTTTTTCATTATTTTTTCTTTAGTCGGTATGGCCATGTCCACTTCTATCCTATCGATCTTGCTATTCAGCTTTCTGATAGGTTTCACCTCCGTTATTCCGCAGGTTTTTGTGCCCATGGCCGCTGAGCTTGCGAGCAAAGAAAAGCAGGCTTCAGCGATCGGAATGGTCATGTCGGGCCTGCTGATTGGTATATTACTATCTAGGGTTGTAAGCGGGTTTGTCGGCTCCTACTTCGGATGGCGCGAAATGTACTGGATAGCCTCAGCAATTATGGTCATTACAGCCATCGCCATAGCAATCAAGCTACCGGAGGTACTGCCAAATTTTAAAGGTTCTTACCAGGAATTGATGCGATCAGTCTGGAACTTTGCCAGAAAACAACCTGTATTACAATTGGCTGCATTTCGTGGAGCTATGGGATTTGGGGCTTTTTCCGCATTTTTTACAACGCTTGTTTTCCATCTTTCGGCCCCACCTTTTTTTGATGGCCCCGCAACTGCAGGAGCCTTTGGTCTCGTAGGTGCCTGTGGTGCGCTTGCCGCTGCTTTTGTCAATAAACTAACCATTTATATAGGCAAAGCAAAAATCATCTTATATGCGATCTTATTGATGTTATTCAGCTGGTTATTATTTACCCTCTTTGGCTATACCTATTGGGGTCTCATTCTTGGTGTTATTCTCATTGATCTTGGTCTACAGTCGATGCACATCCTAAATCAAAGCGATTTCTATGCGCTGAACCTCGGGGCCAACAACCGACTAAACACCGTATACATGGTCAGTTATTTTATTGGCGGATCAACAGGCACTTTTTTTGCTGCACAAGCATGGCAACACTTCCAATGGCCCGGTGTTATTGTCGTAGGCACATGTTATACGGTATTGGCACTGTTGGCTCATCTATTATTTGATTATAAATTAAGAAAAAACTAA
- a CDS encoding YceH family protein yields the protein METTHLPQLSAMEQRVLGSLIEKSKVTPEYYPMTINSLQAACNQKTSRKPVVQYTEEDIIATLDILKKKGLISTVVGGGSRVTKYKHNFAIQFPLVPSELTIVCLLLLRGPMTAGEINSNSGRLYEFESLGEINEQLEKLAQEGYLKSLPKQMGHKEVRYIHLLGDINLEAYENSVPAGSSSNDQTLVERIGQLEQEVAALKQKFQDLWDELH from the coding sequence ATGGAAACAACTCATTTGCCCCAATTGTCTGCCATGGAACAACGTGTACTAGGCTCACTAATCGAAAAATCAAAAGTAACCCCAGAATATTATCCAATGACAATCAACAGCTTACAAGCTGCTTGTAATCAAAAGACTTCCCGCAAACCGGTTGTACAATATACAGAAGAAGATATTATCGCTACATTGGATATATTAAAGAAAAAGGGCTTAATCTCGACAGTTGTTGGCGGAGGATCTCGCGTAACAAAGTATAAACACAATTTTGCCATACAATTTCCACTGGTTCCTTCCGAATTAACCATTGTCTGTTTATTACTACTCAGAGGTCCAATGACCGCCGGGGAAATTAATTCAAACTCTGGAAGACTTTATGAATTTGAATCATTGGGCGAAATCAATGAACAATTGGAAAAATTGGCACAAGAAGGCTACTTGAAGTCCCTGCCTAAACAAATGGGGCATAAAGAAGTCCGCTATATTCATTTATTAGGAGATATCAACCTGGAAGCGTATGAAAATAGCGTTCCTGCAGGCAGCTCCTCGAACGACCAGACCTTAGTCGAACGAATTGGACAATTGGAACAGGAAGTTGCAGCATTGAAACAAAAATTTCAGGATCTCTGGGATGAATTACATTAG